A genome region from Brassica oleracea var. oleracea cultivar TO1000 chromosome C2, BOL, whole genome shotgun sequence includes the following:
- the LOC106323550 gene encoding uncharacterized protein LOC106323550, whose protein sequence is MNLPKVAPPMPPGATGPASMPPGATGPASNHAASSSRSNSYPHMTPNAMLNSPARLAQPHLHPDKINGALWFGIDPCVNSFIRATWQAYYMGPWKSWRKVPDERRELWWKTFVQNFYWDPEFNDLVYGLWKKETWTTIGASISKKKRQQKKPKYINEADWTLLLEHWATDAAKKKSKKAAKSRKSDHVGKGCHKHNAGPWSFARIEYNMMVASGTNERPSFTDLVRATHTRPDGTFVDYRAEELVTQAELEATQLSNTDGSPGSPSSSYIPSRPKINKTYLKNAKGKRGNVYGLGSAQYREQAPSSRVPNGLARNMELEI, encoded by the exons ATGAACTTACCAAAAGTAGCTCCTCCTATGCCTCCTGGTGCTACTGGACCGGCTTCTATGCCTCCTGGTGCTACTGGACCGGCTTCGAACCATGCTGCTTCCTCTTCTCGTTCCAATAGTTACCCGCATATGACTCCCAATGCCATGCTCAATTCACCTGCTAGGCTAGCGCAGCCTCATCTCCATCCAGATAAAATCAATGGAGCTTTATG GTTTGGTATTGACCCATGTGTCAACTCTTTCATTCGGGCAACTTGGCAAGCATACTACATGGGGCCTTGGAAGAGTTGGAGGAAGGTTCCTGATGAAAGGAGGGAATTATGGTGGAAAACGTTTGTT CAAAATTTCTATTGGGACCCTGAGTTTAATGACTTAGTCTACGGTCTTTGGAAGAAAGAAACGTGGACAACCATTGGTGCAAGTATAAGCAAGAAGAAGAGGCAACAGAAGAAGCCAAAGTACATCAATGAAGCTGACTGGACTCTCCTGTTGGAGCATTGGGCGACCGATGCAGCTAAAAAGAAGAGCAAGAAGGCTGCAAAATCTCGCAAGTCTGATCATGTGGGTAAAGGCTGCCACAAGCATAATGCAGGACCTTGGTCTTTTGCAAGGATTGAGTATAACATG ATGGTGGCTTCTGGTACTAATGAGAGGCCATCATTCACTGACCTAGTCAGGGCGACACACACCAGACCAGATGGGACTTTTGTGGACTACCGTGCTGAAGAGCTGGTTACTCAAGCCGAGCTGGAAGCCACACAGCTCTCTAACACTGACGGATCACCCGGGAGTCCAAGTTCATCATATATTCCTTCTCGCCCCAAGATAAACAAAACTTATCTAAAG AATGCTAAGGGTAAGAGGGGGAATGTTTATGGACTCGGCAGTGCCCAATACAGGGAGCAAGCACCTTCTTCACGCGTCCCTAATGGTCTTGCCCGCAACATGGAGCTGGAGATTTGA
- the LOC106325003 gene encoding uncharacterized protein LOC106325003: MKVQFLSNSSGIESEMAFSQPLSSSSLSMMNRSFVAKSSVTASLSINKSLKIRFHNRWSFNGGSRIVLFPSVSSDSSSLVHKKRSCVRASWMATSQIASSVFAVGTTAVLPFYTLMVVAPKAEITKKCMESSIPYVVLGVLYAYLLYLSWTPETLKYMFSSKYLLPELSGIAKMFSSEMTLASAWIHLLVIDLFAARQVFNDGLENKIETRHSVSLCLLFCPVGIVSHVVTKALTNSSTSNTNNQCK, encoded by the exons ATGAAGGTCCAGTTTCTGTCAAATAGTTCGGGAATCGAATCGGAGATGGCTTTTTCTCAGCCTTTGTCTTCTTCGTCTCTCTCG ATGATGAATCGGAGCTTTGTAGCTAAGAGCTCGGTGACAGCAAGTCTTTCTATCAACAAGTCTTTAAAGATTCGATTCCATAATCGTTGGAGCTTCAACGGAGGATCAAGAATCGTTCTTTTCCCCAGTGTATCATCCGATTCGTCCTCCCTTGTTCACAAGAAACGCTCCTGCGTACGAGCTTCAT GGATGGCTACGTCTCAAATCGCAAGCAGTGTATTTGCTGTCGGAACAACCGCGGTTCTTCCTTTTTACACTCTGATGGTTGTAGCTCCTAAAGCTGAAATT ACCAAGAAGTGTATGGAGAGTAGCATACCGTATGTCGTCTTAGGCGTATTATACGCGTATTTGTTGTACCTTTCTTGGACACCTGAAACGCTCAAATACATGTTTTCCAGTAAATACTTGTTGCCAGAG TTGTCCGGAATAGCGAAAATGTTCTCAAGTGAAATGACTCTTGCTTCTGCTTGGATTCATCTTCTTGTTATTGATCTTTTTGCTGCCAG ACAAGTTTTTAATGATGGCTTGGAGAATAAGATCGAGACGAGGCACTCGGTTTCACTTTGCCTTCTCTTCTGTCCGGTTGGAATCGTTTCTCATGTGGTAACCAAAGCTTTAACCAACAGTTCTACATCCAACACCAACAACCAGTGCAAGTAA